The following proteins are co-located in the Syntrophorhabdaceae bacterium genome:
- a CDS encoding aminotransferase class I/II-fold pyridoxal phosphate-dependent enzyme, with translation VVIAGGDLRTIQLQPKEEFFDRLNIATRTTWPLPRMLILSFPNNPTTEVVDLAFFEKIVAFAKEHNLMVVHDLAYADLVFDGYRAPSFLQAKGAKDVGVEFYSLSKSYSMPGWRVGFAVGNRQMVNALARIKSYFDYGMFQPIQIASIIALNEGDEDVLGITEIYRKRRDALCEGLTRGGWKVEKPKGTMFVWAKIPEQFASMGSVEFSKLILQEAKVAISPGTGFGEYGEGYVRFALIENEHRIKQAIKGIKNFLKSSKHI, from the coding sequence GGTTGTCATAGCGGGCGGAGATCTGAGGACCATACAGCTTCAGCCAAAGGAAGAGTTTTTTGACCGGTTGAATATTGCCACAAGAACTACGTGGCCTCTGCCCCGTATGCTCATTCTCAGCTTCCCGAATAATCCCACGACCGAAGTGGTTGATCTCGCCTTTTTTGAAAAGATCGTGGCATTTGCCAAGGAACATAACCTCATGGTGGTTCACGATCTCGCATACGCCGATCTCGTATTCGACGGCTATCGGGCCCCGAGCTTCCTTCAGGCCAAGGGCGCCAAGGACGTGGGCGTCGAGTTTTACTCCCTCTCGAAAAGCTACAGTATGCCCGGATGGCGGGTGGGCTTCGCTGTGGGAAACCGGCAGATGGTCAACGCCCTGGCCCGGATCAAGAGCTACTTTGATTATGGTATGTTCCAGCCCATTCAGATCGCCTCCATCATCGCTTTAAACGAGGGCGATGAGGATGTCCTCGGGATCACCGAGATATACAGGAAAAGACGGGATGCCCTGTGCGAGGGATTAACGAGGGGAGGCTGGAAGGTGGAAAAGCCTAAAGGGACTATGTTCGTTTGGGCAAAAATCCCCGAGCAATTTGCGTCCATGGGCTCCGTTGAGTTTTCAAAACTGATTCTTCAGGAAGCCAAGGTGGCAATCTCGCCCGGGACAGGCTTCGGCGAATATGGTGAAGGGTATGTTCGTTTTGCACTCATCGAAAACGAACACAGAATAAAACAGGCAATTAAGGGCATCAAAAACTTTCTTAAGTCTTCAAAACACATATGA
- a CDS encoding homoserine dehydrogenase — translation MIGVGIIGLGTVGAGTLGILTENRSLIRQRTGLDAEVVRIAETDPAKIRKHRVPARMVTDATKLIEDKDVHIVVELIGGIHPAYEFIRSALEQGKWVVTANKALLAEKGQELMKIAEKNRGEIGFEASVCGGIPVIRAIREGLVGNRITYLLGILNGTSNYILTRMTEEGIAFRDALREAQKLGFAEKDPTFDIEGIDAAHKLCILARLAFSHPVRMEDVITAGISKIEPIDIRFAREFGYKIKLLGVAREANGSVEARVEPAMIPIAHPMSSVNGVFNAAYVVGDKVGPTLFYGKGAGSEPTGSAVVSDIVDMALRIQSKTNHRTSFVQGKRLRTKGVKPFQVPYYMRCTAQDSPGVLSKVSGILAHYRISISAVTQKERKESGYVPIVMLTHEAVEKDLKAAKAEIDKLPFIHGQSVHIRIEEGNL, via the coding sequence ATGATAGGCGTCGGTATTATAGGTCTTGGAACGGTGGGAGCGGGAACATTGGGAATCCTGACGGAGAACCGATCCCTGATCAGGCAGAGGACCGGTCTAGACGCAGAGGTTGTAAGAATCGCCGAGACTGACCCGGCGAAAATCAGAAAGCACCGCGTACCGGCTCGGATGGTGACAGACGCGACGAAACTTATAGAAGACAAAGATGTTCATATCGTTGTTGAATTGATCGGGGGTATACACCCTGCATATGAATTCATCAGGAGCGCCCTCGAACAGGGTAAGTGGGTGGTCACGGCGAACAAGGCCCTTCTCGCGGAAAAAGGGCAGGAACTCATGAAGATTGCAGAAAAGAACCGCGGCGAAATAGGGTTTGAGGCATCCGTGTGCGGCGGCATCCCGGTTATTCGCGCAATACGAGAAGGACTCGTGGGGAACAGGATCACCTATCTGCTCGGGATACTTAACGGCACGTCCAATTATATCCTGACCAGAATGACGGAAGAGGGTATCGCCTTTCGTGATGCACTTCGTGAGGCGCAGAAACTTGGTTTTGCCGAAAAAGACCCCACATTCGATATAGAAGGCATCGATGCCGCGCACAAGCTCTGTATTCTGGCGAGGCTGGCTTTTTCTCATCCTGTACGCATGGAGGATGTCATCACCGCGGGTATATCTAAGATCGAGCCGATCGATATCAGATTCGCCAGAGAATTCGGCTATAAAATCAAATTGCTTGGTGTGGCCAGAGAAGCGAACGGGTCCGTCGAGGCCCGTGTGGAACCGGCTATGATACCCATTGCCCACCCCATGAGCAGTGTGAATGGCGTCTTTAACGCAGCGTACGTGGTCGGCGATAAAGTTGGGCCAACACTCTTTTACGGAAAGGGAGCGGGAAGCGAGCCCACGGGAAGCGCGGTGGTGAGCGACATAGTGGACATGGCTTTGAGGATTCAGTCGAAGACGAACCACCGCACGAGTTTCGTTCAGGGGAAAAGATTGAGAACAAAGGGCGTAAAGCCTTTCCAGGTTCCTTATTATATGCGCTGCACGGCTCAGGACAGCCCGGGTGTGCTCTCCAAGGTATCGGGCATTCTGGCCCATTACAGAATCAGCATCTCGGCGGTGACGCAAAAAGAAAGGAAAGAAAGCGGTTATGTGCCCATCGTTATGCTCACGCACGAAGCCGTGGAAAAAGATCTGAAAGCGGCCAAAGCGGAAATTGACAAGCTGCCCTTCATCCACGGCCAAAGCGTTCATATAAGGATCGAAGAGGGCAACCTGTAG
- a CDS encoding cofactor-independent phosphoglycerate mutase, producing MKYIVIIGDGMADFPLDELGGKTPLMAAHKPFMNMMAKDGFCGKVSTVPQGFSPGSDVAAMSIFGYNPAEYYTGRAPIEAAGMGIELRDLDVAFRCNLVSLDMNPDHTIMADYSGGHVTTEEAKVLINALNEALGRDEFEFFPGVSYRHIMVWRNGKWQMSSTPPHDITGRQIGEYLPKGEAALTALGLMKASQKLLGSHPVNELRKKAGKLSANSIWLWGQGKKTVLPPFAGKFHLKGATVAAVDLVKGVSRLAGFDAPYVAGATGYLDTDYGAKANKALALLKDHDIVYVHIEAPDEASHNGDVKEKIKAIERIDSLVVGELFQKARDTARFLIVTDHATPISMKTHYAQPVPFVIYDANRKVRGCETGYDERTGDTVISGEEMITILTQGQKP from the coding sequence ATGAAGTACATAGTAATCATCGGCGACGGGATGGCCGATTTCCCCCTTGATGAACTCGGCGGAAAGACGCCGCTTATGGCCGCCCATAAACCCTTCATGAACATGATGGCAAAAGACGGCTTCTGCGGCAAGGTGAGTACGGTGCCTCAGGGTTTCTCACCGGGGAGCGACGTTGCCGCCATGTCCATATTCGGATACAACCCCGCCGAGTATTACACGGGACGGGCGCCCATCGAGGCCGCAGGCATGGGTATTGAGCTCAGGGATTTGGACGTGGCCTTCAGGTGTAATCTCGTGAGCCTCGATATGAACCCTGATCATACAATCATGGCAGATTACAGCGGGGGCCACGTTACGACAGAGGAGGCAAAAGTCCTGATCAACGCCTTGAACGAGGCGTTAGGGCGCGATGAGTTCGAGTTTTTTCCGGGCGTCAGTTATCGCCATATCATGGTCTGGAGGAATGGGAAATGGCAGATGAGTTCAACGCCACCCCACGATATCACCGGCAGACAGATAGGTGAGTATCTGCCCAAAGGCGAGGCGGCCTTAACTGCCCTCGGGTTGATGAAGGCATCACAAAAGTTGCTTGGCAGCCATCCCGTTAATGAGCTAAGAAAGAAGGCAGGCAAGCTATCCGCCAACAGCATATGGCTCTGGGGCCAGGGCAAGAAGACCGTACTGCCTCCTTTTGCAGGAAAATTCCACCTCAAAGGCGCCACGGTCGCTGCCGTGGACCTGGTAAAAGGGGTAAGCAGGCTCGCCGGTTTCGATGCTCCATATGTGGCGGGCGCCACAGGCTATCTTGATACTGATTATGGCGCCAAGGCGAATAAGGCTTTAGCGCTCCTTAAAGACCACGATATCGTCTACGTTCATATCGAAGCCCCTGATGAAGCCTCCCACAACGGCGATGTGAAAGAGAAGATCAAGGCCATCGAGCGCATCGACTCGCTTGTCGTGGGCGAGCTTTTTCAAAAAGCGCGCGATACGGCCAGGTTTCTCATCGTTACCGATCACGCGACTCCTATCTCCATGAAGACCCATTACGCGCAACCCGTGCCTTTCGTCATATATGACGCGAACAGGAAAGTCAGGGGTTGCGAAACAGGATACGACGAGCGCACCGGTGATACAGTAATAAGCGGCGAAGAAATGATCACTATTCTCACACAAGGACAAAAACCATGA
- a CDS encoding CTP synthase, which produces MRQKFIFVTGGVVSSLGKGLASASIGALLESRGLNVMIKKLDPYINVDPGTMNPFQHGEVFVTEDGAETDLDLGHYERFTNAVISKRCNFTTGQVYDTVISKERRGEYLGGTVQVIPHITDEIKSRILDVDDGIDVVIVEIGGTVGDIESLPFLEAIRQLRNDLGKENSLFIHLTLVPFIKTADEMKTKPTQHSVKELREIGIQPDILLCRTERVLSQGLKDKISLFCNVDKDAVIAAKDVGNIYEVPMVYHNEGLDEKITKQLNIWAKKPDLSRWEGIVNTINNPKHQVDIALVGKYVKLKDSYKSLNEALVHGGIANNCKVNVHYIDSEDLEKSLTSELLDVDGILVPGGFGDRGIEGKINAIAHAREKKVPYFGLCLGMQLAAVEIARHLAGCKDANSCEFNPTTPYPIIYLIETWVDRNNELQRRDKFSDLGGTMRLGAYPCQLTLGSLAHKAYGKDLIHERHRHRYEFNVKFRERLEDSGVTISGISPDRTLVEIIELKDHPWFLGCQFHPEFKSKPFAPHPLFRDFIKASLRHKEDRQAWAKK; this is translated from the coding sequence ATGAGACAAAAGTTCATATTCGTAACAGGCGGTGTGGTTTCCTCTCTTGGAAAGGGTCTGGCCTCGGCATCGATCGGGGCGCTCCTCGAATCGCGCGGTCTCAATGTGATGATTAAGAAACTTGATCCCTACATTAATGTGGATCCGGGGACCATGAATCCCTTTCAGCACGGCGAGGTTTTTGTCACCGAGGACGGCGCGGAAACCGACCTCGACCTTGGCCACTATGAACGGTTCACCAACGCGGTCATTTCGAAGCGATGTAACTTCACTACGGGCCAGGTCTATGATACGGTCATATCCAAAGAACGAAGAGGTGAGTACCTGGGAGGAACGGTTCAGGTCATCCCTCACATCACCGATGAAATCAAGAGCAGGATCCTCGACGTGGATGACGGTATCGATGTGGTCATCGTGGAGATAGGGGGCACAGTCGGAGATATCGAGAGCCTCCCCTTTCTTGAGGCCATACGCCAGCTTCGCAATGATCTCGGAAAAGAGAATTCCCTTTTTATCCACCTCACCCTCGTGCCTTTTATCAAAACAGCTGACGAGATGAAGACCAAACCCACTCAGCACAGCGTCAAGGAGCTCCGGGAAATAGGTATCCAGCCGGATATCTTGCTTTGCAGGACAGAGAGGGTCCTGTCTCAGGGGCTCAAAGATAAGATATCCCTGTTCTGCAACGTGGACAAAGATGCCGTCATAGCCGCAAAGGATGTGGGGAACATTTACGAAGTTCCCATGGTATACCATAACGAGGGCCTTGATGAAAAGATCACCAAGCAGCTCAATATATGGGCCAAAAAGCCTGACCTTTCCCGATGGGAGGGCATTGTCAACACGATTAATAACCCGAAGCATCAGGTCGATATAGCGCTCGTGGGAAAGTATGTAAAGCTGAAAGACTCTTATAAAAGCTTGAACGAGGCGCTCGTTCACGGCGGCATAGCAAATAACTGCAAGGTCAATGTCCACTACATAGATTCCGAGGACCTGGAAAAGAGCCTTACGTCCGAGTTGCTCGATGTCGATGGCATCCTCGTGCCTGGCGGCTTCGGCGACAGGGGCATAGAAGGAAAGATCAACGCCATAGCTCACGCCCGCGAAAAGAAGGTTCCCTATTTCGGTCTCTGTCTTGGCATGCAGCTTGCCGCGGTTGAGATAGCACGCCATCTTGCCGGATGCAAGGATGCAAACTCCTGCGAATTCAATCCAACGACGCCCTATCCGATCATATACCTTATCGAAACATGGGTTGACAGAAACAACGAACTGCAACGACGGGACAAGTTTTCCGATCTGGGCGGGACCATGCGTCTCGGGGCTTATCCTTGCCAGCTAACCCTGGGTAGCCTCGCACACAAGGCGTACGGCAAAGACTTGATCCACGAGCGTCACAGGCACAGATACGAGTTTAACGTGAAATTCCGCGAAAGGCTAGAAGACAGCGGTGTGACGATCTCCGGCATATCGCCCGACAGGACCCTTGTGGAAATCATTGAGCTTAAGGACCATCCGTGGTTTCTCGGATGCCAGTTCCATCCCGAATTCAAGTCCAAGCCATTTGCCCCGCATCCTTTGTTTCGGGACTTCATAAAGGCTTCACTACGCCATAAAGAGGACAGACAGGCATGGGCAAAGAAGTAG
- the kdsA gene encoding 3-deoxy-8-phosphooctulonate synthase, with product MGKEVAVGNVTLGKKPFVFIGGPCVIEGREIVLRIAERVTGITQALGIPFIFKSSYDKANRTSLMNFRGPGIEEGLKILSEVQELFNIPILTDVHTTQEAAAAAEVVDVLQVPALLSRQTDLLLACGRSGKAVNVKKGQFLSPYDMKHVIEKVESTGNRNIMVTERGTSFGYNTLVNDFRAIPIMKSFGYPVVFDATHSVQKPGALCSSSGGEPEFVFPLAKAAMAVGVDAIFMEVHVNPSEALCDGENSVSLDDLPRYLETLRNIEGAL from the coding sequence ATGGGCAAAGAAGTAGCCGTAGGCAACGTCACTCTGGGAAAGAAACCTTTTGTCTTTATCGGAGGTCCCTGCGTGATCGAGGGAAGAGAGATCGTCTTGAGGATTGCCGAGAGGGTGACCGGTATAACACAAGCCCTTGGCATCCCGTTTATTTTCAAATCATCTTATGACAAGGCGAACAGGACGTCGCTTATGAACTTCCGAGGTCCGGGCATTGAAGAGGGACTCAAAATATTATCGGAAGTCCAGGAACTGTTCAACATACCCATCTTGACCGATGTACACACAACTCAGGAGGCGGCGGCGGCGGCGGAAGTCGTGGACGTACTGCAGGTGCCGGCGCTTCTCTCCCGGCAGACCGACCTCCTTCTTGCCTGCGGAAGGTCGGGCAAGGCGGTGAACGTGAAGAAAGGACAGTTTTTGTCGCCTTACGACATGAAGCATGTGATTGAAAAGGTGGAATCTACGGGCAACAGGAACATCATGGTTACCGAGCGGGGAACATCCTTCGGCTATAACACACTGGTAAATGATTTCCGGGCCATCCCGATCATGAAATCCTTCGGATATCCTGTTGTGTTCGATGCGACCCACAGCGTGCAGAAGCCGGGCGCGCTCTGTTCGTCTTCAGGAGGCGAACCTGAGTTTGTATTCCCCCTGGCTAAGGCTGCCATGGCTGTCGGGGTAGACGCCATTTTTATGGAGGTGCACGTTAACCCCTCGGAAGCACTCTGCGACGGAGAGAACTCCGTGTCCCTCGATGATCTGCCCCGCTACCTTGAGACGCTCAGAAACATTGAAGGTGCCTTATGA
- a CDS encoding KpsF/GutQ family sugar-phosphate isomerase, whose amino-acid sequence MSFLNRGKDVLRKEAEAILHVMEGLGEDFDNAVDIIDGCTGRVVLTGMGKSGLICKKIASTLSSTGTPAMFLHPADSLHGDLGMLQKGDALIIVSNSGETEEIIRILSWVKRMDIPTIIITGVTGSTIATYGDVVLKVDVDEACPYNVVPTSSTTATLALGDALAITLMEKRCFKIEDFASLHPGGAIGRRLLLRVQDLMHTGSAIPKIYEDATMKEAILEITSKRLGVAGVYGRNEELLGVITDGDLRRAIEKYDKTLLEKKASDVMTANPKLIHKDDLAAHALKKMEDYSITSLFVAGDEEGRGPVGIIHIHDLLKAKVV is encoded by the coding sequence ATGAGTTTTCTTAACCGCGGCAAGGATGTTTTGAGGAAAGAAGCGGAAGCCATTCTCCATGTCATGGAGGGTTTGGGGGAGGACTTCGACAACGCTGTTGATATCATCGACGGCTGTACCGGGAGGGTGGTGCTGACCGGTATGGGCAAATCCGGCCTCATCTGCAAGAAGATCGCCTCCACGCTTTCGAGCACGGGAACGCCTGCGATGTTTCTTCACCCCGCAGATTCGCTCCATGGCGACCTCGGCATGTTGCAGAAAGGGGACGCGCTGATCATCGTGAGCAACAGCGGCGAGACCGAGGAGATCATCAGGATACTTTCGTGGGTCAAGCGCATGGATATCCCAACTATCATTATTACCGGAGTCACCGGCTCCACGATTGCCACGTACGGGGACGTGGTATTGAAGGTGGATGTAGACGAGGCGTGTCCTTACAACGTGGTGCCCACCTCGAGCACGACCGCCACCCTTGCTTTGGGGGATGCCCTCGCTATTACCCTTATGGAAAAGAGGTGCTTCAAGATCGAGGACTTTGCTTCATTGCACCCGGGCGGGGCCATAGGAAGAAGACTGCTTTTACGGGTTCAAGACCTCATGCATACGGGTAGCGCCATTCCCAAAATATACGAGGACGCGACCATGAAGGAGGCCATTCTCGAGATCACCTCCAAAAGGCTTGGTGTTGCCGGCGTGTACGGCAGAAACGAAGAACTTCTTGGCGTGATTACCGACGGGGACTTAAGAAGGGCTATTGAGAAATACGACAAGACGCTTCTCGAAAAAAAGGCTTCCGATGTCATGACTGCAAATCCGAAACTCATACACAAAGATGATCTCGCGGCCCACGCACTCAAGAAGATGGAGGATTACTCCATCACGTCACTATTTGTGGCGGGCGATGAAGAAGGAAGAGGGCCTGTGGGCATTATCCACATCCACGATCTGTTAAAAGCAAAAGTGGTTTGA
- the lptC gene encoding LPS export ABC transporter periplasmic protein LptC encodes MGNRKITIYIALGFIVSSLILALYFFVRKPDKISHRPEAKEKQVIVFKDVTYSGEKKGVVDWEIKAKVARKYIDKPLIELENLSGQYKPQEGTLVTFAGTKGAMDTEKESGSVENVSVLYKGEYTLTSSYMNFDFKNGTTFTKAPVHITGNKLTMQGIGLTANTKQETVRLETDVSGIVTTEKARYKFQTDVLTYHFKDNLYVLEGKVILRGEDLNLLADRLLIFTAGKDLDRIEAYGNVRVLSKGTVAKSEKAVYHFKQGKIVFTNSPRVTKDNVEMEGESVVYTTGEGKISVNKPRVRVTN; translated from the coding sequence ATGGGAAACAGAAAGATCACTATTTATATCGCTTTGGGATTTATCGTATCAAGTCTCATCCTCGCGCTCTATTTCTTTGTAAGAAAGCCCGATAAGATTTCCCATCGCCCGGAAGCTAAAGAGAAACAGGTTATCGTCTTCAAGGACGTAACCTATTCGGGGGAAAAAAAGGGCGTCGTAGACTGGGAAATCAAGGCCAAGGTGGCCCGCAAATATATAGATAAACCGTTAATCGAGCTTGAAAACCTTTCCGGTCAATACAAGCCTCAGGAGGGGACGCTCGTCACGTTCGCGGGGACCAAAGGCGCCATGGATACGGAAAAAGAGAGTGGGAGCGTGGAAAATGTCAGCGTGCTTTATAAAGGGGAATATACGCTCACCAGCTCTTATATGAATTTCGATTTTAAGAACGGCACCACTTTCACCAAGGCGCCGGTTCACATCACGGGGAACAAATTGACTATGCAAGGTATCGGCCTCACGGCAAATACCAAGCAGGAGACCGTGAGGCTCGAGACCGATGTATCGGGTATCGTCACAACCGAGAAGGCAAGGTACAAGTTTCAAACCGATGTACTTACGTATCATTTCAAGGATAATCTGTATGTTCTGGAAGGTAAGGTCATATTACGCGGCGAAGACTTGAACCTGCTCGCTGATAGACTCCTTATTTTCACCGCCGGCAAGGATCTGGATAGGATTGAGGCCTATGGCAACGTGCGCGTGCTTTCCAAGGGAACTGTTGCTAAAAGTGAAAAGGCGGTATATCATTTTAAGCAAGGTAAGATAGTATTCACAAATTCGCCGAGGGTCACCAAAGATAATGTGGAGATGGAAGGCGAATCCGTTGTATATACTACCGGTGAGGGTAAAATATCCGTGAACAAACCAAGGGTAAGGGTTACAAATTAA
- the lptB gene encoding LPS export ABC transporter ATP-binding protein, translating into MIPVSTLAAQSISKSYNGRKVVDEVNIHINNGEIVGIFGPNGAGKTTTFYMIIGFIKPNAGKILLNNEDITDLPMFMRARKGITYLPQEPSVFKKMSVADNLRSILEFLNVGKEDMVDHKIMELLESFKLEHLSKNNAESLSGGERRRLEIARALMTSPRFMLLDEPFSGIDPISVSDLRKIINSLKIKDIGILLSDHNVRESLPICDRAYVVNNGRVLLEGTPENIAQDRIVREVYLGEEFYIGTGT; encoded by the coding sequence ATGATTCCAGTTTCAACGCTCGCGGCGCAATCCATATCAAAATCGTACAACGGTAGAAAGGTTGTTGATGAGGTAAACATACATATCAATAACGGAGAAATCGTCGGGATATTCGGGCCGAACGGCGCGGGTAAGACAACCACATTCTACATGATCATCGGCTTTATCAAACCAAATGCGGGAAAGATTCTGCTCAACAATGAAGATATAACCGATTTACCGATGTTCATGAGGGCGCGCAAAGGTATTACTTATCTGCCGCAGGAACCGTCGGTCTTCAAGAAAATGAGTGTCGCTGACAATCTGAGATCCATACTCGAATTTCTGAACGTAGGCAAAGAAGATATGGTAGATCATAAGATCATGGAACTGCTCGAATCATTTAAACTCGAACACCTGTCAAAAAATAATGCGGAATCGCTCTCGGGAGGCGAGAGGAGACGACTGGAGATCGCCCGGGCGCTCATGACATCGCCCCGGTTCATGCTCCTTGACGAGCCCTTTTCCGGTATCGACCCCATTTCTGTGTCGGATTTGCGCAAGATCATCAATAGTTTGAAAATAAAGGACATCGGGATACTCCTTTCCGATCACAACGTGCGGGAGTCCTTGCCTATTTGCGACAGGGCCTACGTGGTGAACAACGGCAGGGTGCTCCTTGAAGGGACCCCCGAGAATATTGCGCAGGACAGGATCGTGAGAGAGGTTTATTTAGGAGAGGAATTTTACATTGGCACTGGAACTTAA
- the rpoN gene encoding RNA polymerase factor sigma-54, producing MALELKQTQKLSPVLTQQLQQAIKLLQLSKLELTEAIEQEMKENPILEITEEAGENSVQEAAKETEDKEDIADWLERFSPSEDYTPREDRGELPDYENSIRKTYNLRDHVRWQVGLSDFDSEERLTAEWIIENIDDNGYLVCTLEEISKDSGFGLEPIERVLKKVQKLEPSGVGARDLKECILLQYEASGEKDPIFEHIVASYFNYFQNNNIKAIAKATGYPLELVKKVLDKFKHFDPKPGRNFGDEFTSYIVPDVYVVKTEEGFEVFLNDDDVPELKLNRYYINLYADKKVGGETRRYIKNKVRQAEWFIKSIQQRQRTLYLVAKSIVRFQDEFFEKGLRSLKPLILKDVAQDVGVHESTVSRITTSKYMSTPHGVYELKFFFPTSISKSEGEALSTNVVMDFIAEMVKNEDKRKPLTDDEIASVLRQRQNVRIARRTIAKYRDILNIRSSRERALLD from the coding sequence TTGGCACTGGAACTTAAACAGACTCAAAAACTTTCGCCTGTTCTGACTCAGCAGCTCCAACAGGCCATCAAGCTTCTCCAGCTGTCCAAGCTGGAACTTACTGAGGCGATTGAACAGGAGATGAAGGAAAATCCGATCCTTGAAATAACCGAGGAGGCCGGAGAGAATTCCGTACAGGAAGCAGCCAAAGAAACAGAGGACAAAGAGGATATCGCCGATTGGCTCGAGCGTTTTTCCCCTTCCGAGGACTATACCCCGCGGGAAGACAGGGGGGAATTGCCCGATTACGAAAACAGTATCCGAAAAACCTACAACCTCAGAGATCATGTGCGGTGGCAGGTGGGGCTTTCCGATTTTGATTCCGAGGAACGACTTACTGCCGAGTGGATCATCGAAAATATTGACGATAACGGGTATCTCGTATGTACCCTGGAGGAGATCTCCAAAGACTCCGGTTTCGGTTTAGAGCCCATAGAAAGGGTGCTTAAGAAGGTCCAAAAGCTTGAACCGTCAGGGGTAGGAGCGCGAGATCTCAAGGAATGTATCCTTCTCCAATATGAGGCAAGCGGGGAAAAGGATCCGATTTTTGAGCATATTGTTGCCTCCTATTTCAACTACTTTCAGAACAATAATATTAAAGCCATTGCCAAGGCTACAGGATATCCTCTTGAACTCGTAAAGAAAGTCCTCGACAAGTTCAAACATTTTGACCCAAAGCCGGGAAGAAATTTTGGTGACGAATTTACTTCCTACATTGTTCCTGACGTTTACGTGGTCAAGACAGAAGAAGGGTTCGAGGTTTTTCTCAATGACGATGACGTGCCGGAACTCAAGCTCAATAGATACTATATCAATCTATACGCCGACAAAAAGGTGGGCGGCGAGACGCGAAGATACATCAAGAACAAGGTAAGGCAGGCTGAATGGTTTATCAAAAGCATTCAGCAAAGGCAAAGAACCCTCTACCTCGTTGCGAAAAGTATTGTACGGTTTCAGGATGAGTTCTTTGAAAAGGGGCTCCGCTCGCTCAAACCTCTTATTCTCAAAGACGTGGCTCAGGATGTGGGTGTCCACGAGTCCACGGTGAGCCGCATTACGACGAGCAAATATATGAGCACGCCCCACGGGGTTTACGAACTCAAATTCTTCTTTCCCACAAGTATCAGCAAAAGCGAGGGTGAGGCCCTCTCTACGAATGTCGTGATGGATTTCATCGCAGAAATGGTCAAGAACGAGGACAAGCGCAAACCGCTTACCGATGATGAAATAGCATCTGTCTTGAGGCAGAGACAGAACGTCCGGATTGCTCGCAGGACAATAGCGAAATACCGGGACATACTCAACATACGTTCTTCCAGAGAAAGAGCGCTTCTCGATTAA
- the raiA gene encoding ribosome-associated translation inhibitor RaiA: MDISISFRHIDVDDGIKAYIEEKMARLQKYVEPLLDIHVVLSLERKYRYRVDVMFTVNGVVINAHETMDDPRAAVDTILDKLERRLTKYRDKLKKYREAKTKRPGGVPEKEESSIIITKTMDAKPMDPEEAVMQLRASGDQFMIFRERERDNVCIVYKRRDGKYSLIETTGKKP; the protein is encoded by the coding sequence ATGGATATTTCGATAAGCTTCAGACATATCGACGTGGATGATGGAATAAAGGCTTACATAGAGGAAAAGATGGCCAGGCTTCAAAAGTACGTGGAGCCTCTTCTCGATATACACGTCGTGCTCTCCCTCGAAAGAAAATACCGCTACAGGGTCGATGTCATGTTTACGGTAAACGGGGTGGTCATTAACGCTCACGAGACAATGGATGATCCGCGGGCTGCCGTGGATACGATCCTTGACAAGCTTGAAAGGAGACTGACGAAATACAGAGACAAACTAAAGAAATACAGAGAAGCGAAGACCAAGCGTCCCGGCGGAGTGCCCGAAAAAGAGGAATCGAGCATCATCATAACGAAAACCATGGACGCCAAACCCATGGATCCCGAAGAAGCGGTTATGCAGCTACGTGCTTCCGGAGACCAATTCATGATATTCCGTGAAAGAGAAAGGGACAACGTCTGTATCGTATACAAACGGAGAGACGGAAAATACAGCCTCATAGAAACAACGGGAAAGAAACCTTGA